The following proteins are encoded in a genomic region of Pyxicephalus adspersus chromosome 9, UCB_Pads_2.0, whole genome shotgun sequence:
- the HAS3 gene encoding hyaluronan synthase 3 — translation MGRCCSLPNSSLSVFVLGQMPGRLLTALKVLGTSLFALLVLGGILAAYVTGYQFIHTDRHHLSFGLYGAILGLHLLTQSLFAYLEHRKMRKGRKKFPKGNSKVALCIAAYQEDPEYLRKCLQSVRRLSYPHLRVVMVVDGNTEDDRYMMDIFREVMGSEGTCCYVWDNNYHVTEEGGQEGEKGVQELVQKFPYTCIMQKWGGKREVMYTAFRALADSVDYVQVCDSDTVLDPACTAEMLRILEEDPKVGGVGGDVQILNKYDSWISFLSSVRYWMAFNVERACQSYFGCVQCISGPLGMYRNNLLQFFLEDWYHQTFLGQKCSFGDDRHLTNRVLSMGYRTKYTARSKCLTETPTKYLRWLNQQTRWSKSYFREWLYNALWFHKHHLWMTYESVVTGFFPFFLVATVIQLFYRGRIWNIMLFLLTVQLVGIVKATYACFLRGNVEMIFMSLYSLLYMTSLLPAKMFAVITINKSGWGTSGRKKLVVNFIGVVPVSVWFCVLLGGLVYTAYCQSQDPFTETELLFLVTGAILYGCYWLALLSLYVAIVARRCGKKQELYNLALAEV, via the exons ATGGGTAGGTGCTGCTCTCTGCCTAATTCATCTTTGTCTGTTTTTGTCTTGGGGCAGATGCCAGGGCGGCTGCTGACGGCTCTGAAGGTCCTGGGCACGAGCCTCTTTGCCCTGCTGGTGCTGGGGGGCATCCTCGCTGCCTATGTCACTGGATACCAGTTCATACACACCGACCGGCACCACCTCTCCTTTGGACTGTACGGGGCCATCTTGGGACTGCACCTGCTCACCCAAAGCCTTTTCGCTTATCTGGAGCACCGAAAGATGCGTAAAGGAAGGAAGAAGTTCCCGAAGGGAAATTCTAAAGTGGCGCTATGCATTGCGGCCTATCAAGAGGACCCGGAGTACCTTAGAAAGTGCCTGCAGTCAGTACGACGGCTCTCCTACCCTCACCTGcgggtggtgatggtggtggatGGAAATACGGAAGATGACAGATACATGATGGACATCTTCAGGGAGGTAATGGGATCTGAGGGTACCTGCTGCTATGTCTGGGACAATAACTACCATGTAACAGAAGAAGGGGGGCAGGAAGGTGAAAAAGGAGTACAAGAGCTGGTACAGAAGTTTCCCTATACCTGTATCATGCAGAAATGGGGAGGAAAAAGAGAAGTGATGTACACCGCTTTCCGAGCCCTGGCAGACAGCGTGGACTATGTGCAG GTCTGTGATTCTGACACTGTGCTGGACCCAGCGTGCACTGCAGAAATGCTGCGGATTTTAGAAGAAGACCCAAAAGTGGGTGGAGTTGGAGGAGATGTACAG ATCTTGAACAAATATGATTCCTGGATCTCCTTCCTGAGCAGCGTGCGTTACTGGATGGCGTTTAATGTGGAGCGAGCTTGCCAGTCTTACTTTGGCTGTGTGCAGTGCATTAGCGGCCCGCTGGGGATGTATCGGAATAACCTTCTGCAGTTTTTCCTGGAGGATTGGTACCATCAGACCTTCCTGGGCCAGAAATGCAGCTTTGGAGATGACCGACACCTCACCAATCGTGTGCTTAGCATGGGCTACCGAACTAAGTACACAGCACGTTCCAAGTGCCTGACAGAGACCCCCACCAAGTACCTGCGTTGGCTAAACCAGCAGACACGGTGGAGCAAGTCCTATTTTCGGGAGTGGTTGTACAACGCTCTGTGGTTCCACAAACATCACCTCTGGATGACTTACGAGTCTGTAGTGACCGGCTTCTTCCCATTCTTCCTGGTGGCCACTGTGATACAGCTCTTCTACCGTGGCCGCATTTGGAACATCATGCTTTTCCTGTTAACCGTTCAGCTCGTTGGCATCGTGAAGGCCACCTACGCGTGCTTCCTCCGGGGCAATGTTGAAATGATCTTCATGTCTTTGTATTCTCTTCTCTACATGACGAGCCTGCTACCAGCCAAAATGTTTGCCGTGATCACCATCAACAAGTCCGGCTGGGGTACCTCAGGGAGGAAAAAGCTTGTGGTGAACTTCATTGGGGTGGTACCAGTATCAGTCTGGTTCTGTGTCCTTCTGGGTGGTTTAGTGTACACAGCGTACTGTCAAAGTCAGGACCCATTCACCGAAACAGAACTGCTTTTCCTGGTTACAGGAGCGATATTGTATGGCTGTTATTGGCTAGCGCTGCTCAGTTTGTACGTAGCCATTGTTGCCAGGCGCTGTGGCAAGAAACAAGAGCTTTATAACCTGGCATTGGCGGAGGTGTGA